The nucleotide window GTGGCGCAGGCGGCTGCGATCGTACGCCTCGCGCGGGGCTCGGCGGCGCTGGAGTCGCGGAATCCGACCGTTGCCCGTCGCCGGGCGATCGCCCTGGCGACGAGGGGCCTGCCCTGGGCTGGGGTCCTTTCGCCGGCGAGCGGTCGGCGACCGGCCGCCCGCACGCCGTGGCTGCTACGATGAGGCGCATGGTGCGTCGTGACGAGCACATGCCGATGCGACGCGCGTGGGTTGTCGCGGTGCTCGCCGTGGCTTGCAGCGATGCCAGGGAGCAATGGCCGGATCCCCGTCGGCACGTCGCCCGCGATGCAGCCCCCATCGACTCGCCGGCGGTGGCGATCGATGCCGGGGTTCCGCTCGATCCGACCGGGATGGTGCTGGTGCCGGCGGGCGAGTATCTGATCGGACGCACCGGCGAGGACGCGTTCGGAGCACCACTACAAGCCGTGACCCTCCAAGGGTTCTACATCGACAAGACCGAGGTCACCGTGGCCGCCTACGGGCGGTGTGTGGCCGCGGGCGCGTGCACGGTGCCGGGCGTCGATGACAGCTGTCCGGCGCAATCCGGGAACTGGGGCAAGCCCGATCGCGCCGATCATCCAGTCAACTGTGTGTCCTTCGCGCAGGCCCTGACGTATTGCAACTGGCTGGGCAAGCGCCTGCCGGCGAACGACGAGTGGGAGAAGGCAGCCCGCGGCACCGACGGGCGCACGTACCCGTGGGGCGAGCAGACCCCATCGTGCAAGCGCGCGGTCATCAAGGGCTGCACCCGTGGCATCACCGCGCCGGTCGGCTCTCGCCCCGCCGGCGCGAGCCCCTACGGCCTGCTCGACATGGCCGGCAACGTGCGCGAGATCGCGCTCTCGAAGAACCTGCTGCGCTACCAGATGGATCGGCTCCCGATCACAGTGGCCGGGCTCGAGCCGATCGCGGAAAACGGCGCTGCGCGGGGCGGTGACGTTGATGCGCACGCCACCGATTCCGCGTTCAAGGTGTGGGCGACCGAAAATCACGGCGTGGCCGACTGGGTTGGGTTCCGGTGTGCGGCGTCTGTGCCAGGGGTGACCGGTCCTTGATCGCTACTGCAGCTGGCGCAGCGGGCGGCTGTCCAGGTACTGCCACAGCGCGACCTCGCCGCCGGCCCGCGCGACGTGGTCGTCGACGCCATCCACCTGGCGTGCGCCGTCAGCGGACTGACGCAGAACGATGGCGCCGCTGTCGTGGGCGCGGATCAGCCGGATCTCGACGACCCAACCGCGCATCTCCGATAGATGCTTCGCGTAGGCGTGGTCCTGCATGGTCTGGGACATGTCGTCGGAGCCGTAGCGCCCGAAGTCGATCTCCGAGAGCACCATCGAATACCCCGCGCCGTATCGGTTCGGCACATCGAAGTTGACGCTCCCACTGACACGCAGCTTGCGCCGCTCGGCCTGCGTGTCGCGCCCGACGACCTCGCCGTCGGCGATGCCGGTCGCGCGATATCGCAGGTAGCGGTCGAGGAGCTGCGCGAACCCCGCGTCGAGTCGCGCGGGCACGTCGGTCGCTGCAGCGGCGAGGAGCTTCACCGCTTCAGCCATGCGGTTCATGGTGCGGTGGTAGTTGGCGACGTTGTCCCGGGCTTCGTCGTAACTTCGCTTTCCGTAGTCGTCAGGTCTGGTTGCGGCGCCAAGATCTCGCCGCACGTCGGCGTCAGCGCTTCGCGTCAGCGCTTCGCGTGCGCTCGCGAACTGCGTTAGCAGGCTGCCGTACTGGCGAAACAGCGCGCGGCTCGCTGCCCCCGCGTGTCCACTTGCGAGCGCGCCGACGGTCCCGAGGCGGGCCTGCAGCCCGTCGATCTCTGCGTTGAGCTGGCCTGCGGCGTGGACGTCGTATGCGAGCTGGAGCGTCTTCGAGATCGCCATCGTCACCGGATGCCGATCCGCGGCCGCGTCCACCACCTCGGTGAGCAGGAACTTCGCGGCCTCCTCGTCGGGGTTGGCGCGGATGCTGCCGAGCGCCGCGATCCCTTCCTGGCTCAGCCACGTCACGACGCGCTGCTGGAGCGACGCGCCGGCGCTGGCGATCGTGTTCGCGAACCGCGCCACGGCCTCGTCCGCGTGCGGAATCAAGGCCTGGTAGTTCATCGGCACCGTCGAGATCGCATCCGCGGCGCGGTCTCGCAAGTGACGTCGCTGTGCCACGGTGTGCGGCTCCTGGGCCTCGGGGAGCTCCTCGATCGAGGGCGGGCGCAGCGGATCTCGGGCGGCATCTTCCTCGGCGGTGCCTGCGATCTTCATCGCATCGCCGCCGAGGGCGATGCGCAGCGGAGCTTGGTCGCCGTAGCGCAAGACCAGCACGCCGGCGTGATGCCCGCTGCGGGTGGGCTCGAAGCCAACGGGCAGCACTTCGCTGGGCTGGTTCTTGCGTTCGGCGCGCACGAACAACGGGTCGCGCGGCACCGAGAAGGAACCGCTCTCCTCGACCGAGACGTCGACGCGCACAGTGTCCTCGTTTGGATTGGTGATCGTCACCGCCTGTGGCAGCACCGGTCGTCCGACCACCGCGGCGAACTGCAGCTGGTGTGTGTCGACGTGGAGGGGGACGGGGACGTGCACGGGCGGGGCGGCGGCGGGTTCGGGCGGTGGCGTGGGGGCCGCAGCCGGTGCCTTCGGCTGCCGCGTGGCGCCATCGTCTTCGTCCGGTGCGGCGGCGGCCGTGGCCGGCGCCGCTGGTGCGGATGCTGGCAGCGGTCGCAGTTGCGCCGAGGCGGCGACGAAGAACTGGAAGGACTCGCCGAGATCGGTCGTCAGCTCGACCAGGCCGCTGTGGTCGCCGACGGCATGGGGCTCGAACGTGACCAGCACGATCGCGTAACCTCCTGGTGCGATGGTGTCCGTTGCTCCAGTGCCCCGCTCGCGCTCCGCCACGCGCGCCGAAAGCGCCGACGAACCACCGACGCGCACCCGGGCGATGCCGACCGGGTCGTCGCCGACGTTGTAGATGTAGGCCGGAACCTGCCTGCGATCGCCGACGATTCCCTCGCCGATCTCCAGCCTCGCATCGAACTCCAGGCGCGTCGGCGCGTTGTCGAGCGTGGCGCCGTCACCATCGCTGGCGCGGGTCGCCGCGCCCGCGCCATCGACCAGCGCGATCACGGACTGCGTGAAGTGGTTGCCGCGCTCGGCCTGGAGGGCCTGGAGGGCCTCACCACGGTGTGCCTCGGGCATCGCCCGAAGTCGGTCCGCGACGACATCGGCGGAGCCACTCGCGACGTTGGTCCCGCGCTGGGGCAACCCCGCGTCGAGGTGGGCGGCCGGCGACGGAGTCTGCATGCTGCCCGACGTGAGCGCAGCTCCCGAGCCTTCCTCGATCGAACGTTCACCTGACATGGTGAGGATTGTACGGCCGGAACTGGCCGAACCTTCCTTGCGAGGGCGACGACAATGCGTCGCATCGAGACGGGCGACCTTTGTCGCGGACCTCGCCTGGCCGGACCGGTCGTGCGGCGCGGGTCACGGGCGACAGGAGATGTCGCGAGAAATGTGCTTGTGTGCGACGACGGCTTCGTTACGATGCGCGAGCCGGATCGGGGGAGCCCCGGCCCAGGAGACGTACATGCCAGCACGCAGCCCGCTTCATCTTGTCCTGTCCCTGATCGCCGCCGCCGGGCTGGCCTCGATGGTCGCGTGCGCCGCAGGCGCCGAGGGCACCGGCGGCGATGGCGATCCCATCGACGCGCGCCGCATCGACGGGCCGAACAACCCGAACCCCGACGCCGCGACCGCGGACGCGCGCCTCATCGATGCGCCGGGCCAGCCGATCGACGCCCCGGTCAGCCTGCCGGACGCGCCCGTCGGCTTGCCAGACGGCGGGATTCCTGGAACCTGCACGACCAACGCCGACTGCACCGTCGCTGGAGAGTGTTGCTTCGTGATCGCGTGCACGCCCGGCGTACCGCTCCCGCCCCCGATCAACTGCCTGCCCAACTGATCTTCGCTGATCGAGCTGCGGTGGCGAGCGTGAGTCGCCACGATCGCGGTGGTCGCAGACCGGGGCGTCTGCATTCCGGCGGGCCCTCGCGGATTTCAGTCCAGGCCGAGCTTCTCGAGGTCGTCGTCGTCGAGGCCGAAGTAGTGGGCGGTCTCGTGCAGGACGGTGATCCGGACCTCCTCGGCGATGGCCTCGGGGTCGCCGCCGCCGGCGCGCTCGAGGTTCTTGCGGTAGAGGTGGATCGTCGTGATCGTCGGGACGCCGCCGACGGCGGACTGCTCGGACAGGGGCGTGCCCTCGAACAGCCCGAGCAGGCGCGGATCGACGCCGTCCTCGACCAGGTGGTCCGAGGGCAGATCGTCGATCATGATCGGCACGTCGGCCAGGCGCGCGCGGACGTCCTCGGGGAGCTCCTCGAACGCGGCGGCCGCGAGCTGCTCGAGGTCGTCGTCGGCGACCACCGGCTGCCACGGCTCGGCGCGATCGCGCGCCAGCACCTCGCGCCAGGCGGCCACCATGCCGGCCTTGTCGCCCTTGGCCTCGCGCGCGGCGCCGATGAGGTGCCAGGCGTGGGCGGTGTGCTCGTCCTCGGTCGAGGTCAGCCGCCGCAGCCACAGCTCGGCGGTGGTCGGATCCTCGGCGGTCAGGAGCGCGTTGGCGACGTCGAGGATGATGTCGGGGTCGTCGATGGCCGAGCTCGACAGCTCGCCCAGAACCTCGCGGGCCTCGCCGGCGCGGTCGGTCGCGCACAGGCCGTCGGCGAGCAGCAGCACCGCCGCGACCAGGTCGCCCTCGTCCTCGACCAGGTCGGCGGCCTTGCGCGCCAGCTCGACCGCGGCGTCGGGATCGATCCCGAGGCCGATGTCGGCGGCGCACAGGAGGCCGTGGACGTGCTCGGGGTGGGCCGCGACGATCTCCTGGGCGATCGCGTAGCCGGCCTCGAGATCGCCCTCGAGCGCGGTGAGCTGCGCGTCGAGGCACATGACGTCGGGGTTGCGGCGATCGACGCGCGCGGCCAGCGCGTGCTTGGCGCGCGCCCCTTCGAGATCTCCCTCGTCGAGACAGTCGTGGGCGGCGTCGATCAGGGCGGGCAGGCGCTCGGTGCGTGACACCGGCGGACCTAACCACACCCGCGGCCGCTTGCCCACCAGGGAACGCCGGGTTCGCCTCGCGCGTTGGACCGGCATGGCCCACGTCGGTCTCGGGTTTGCTGCGCTCGGCGGCGGCGGCTATCGTCGCGGCATGTCACGTCATGTGTCCCTGGTCGCGCGCGCGCTGGCGCTGGTGGTGGCCTGCCTGGTCCTGGCCGGCTGCCCCAAGTCGACCCGCCGCACGCTGGTGCCGCAGGTGCCCACCACCGGCGACGCCGCCGCCCGGCAGCGGTTCCTGGCCGCGCGCGAGGAGTTCCTGCGCTCGGGGGGCCAGACCGACGAGTTCCGGGCCATCGCCGACGAGTTCGCCGGCGACCCGGTCGAGCCGTTCGCGCTGCTCTTCGCCGGCGTCGCGGCCCAGCAGGCCGGCGAGGCCGCCGGCGCGGTCGCCAGCCTCGAGAAGCTCCTGGCCAAGCCCGACCTCGAGGCCGGCCTGCGCCGCCGCGGCGAGCTCTACCTGGGCCTGGCGACGAGCTACCTGGGCGACGGCGACCGCGCGGTGCCCCTGCTGGCCGGCAGCGAGGGCGCGATCGAGAACGACGCCGAGCGCGGCGAGTGGCTGGCGGCGCAGGTGCACGCGCACCTGGCGTCGGCGCGCCCGCTGACGGCGCTGCCGTGGATGGACAAGTTCTGGTCCAAGGCCAGCGCGGCCGAGCGCGGGTACGTGCTCGCGCGCGGCGCCGAGGTGGTCGCGGCGGCGCCCGGCGCCGACGTGGCGGCGGCCTGGGCGGCGGCCGGCGAGGGCCGGGTCGCGGTCGTGCTCCTGGCCGAGCGGGTCGCGGTCGACCTGGCGGCGACCGGCGACAGCGCCGGGGCCACCAGCGCGCGCAAGCACGGCGCCGACGCCCGCCGCGCGCTCGATCTGCCCGACCTGGGCCCGCCGGTCACCGCCGACGCCGCCCCGGTCGCGCCCGGTCGGCTGGGCGCGATCGTCGCGCAGTCCGGCAAGCAGGCCCGCATCGGCGAGCAGATCGCCCGGGGCCTGCACGTCGGCGCGATCAGCCTCGGCGCGCTGGCGCCGGCGATCACGATCGTCGACGCCGAGGGCGGCCAGGCCGCGACGGCGGTGGCCACGCTCGCGAACGGCGAGGCGCTGGCGATCATCGGCCCGGCCGACGGCGCGTCGGTCGACGCGGCGAGCGCGGCCGCCAGCGACGCCGGCGTGCCGCTGCTGTCGTTGTCGCCGCGGCCCGAGGAGCGCAGCGGCGGCGGGCGCTGGGTGTTCCATGTCATGCACTCGGCCGAGGCCCGGGCGCGCAGCCTGGCGCGGCGCGCCCACGCCGACGGCGTCCGCACCTTCGCGGTGCTGCGCCCCGAGAGCGGCTACGGCGCCGCGGTCGCGCGGGCGTTCGCCGAGCAGGTGGCGGCCCAGGGCGACGCGCTGGTCGTCGAGGTCTCGTACAAGGCCGACACCCGGTCGTTCGCCGGGATCGTCAAGAAGCTCGGCGGCGGCTGGCAGGCGGTGTTCGTGCCTGACACCGCCGACCGGGTCGAGCTGGTGGCGCCCGCGCTGGCGGCGGCCGGGATGCTCGCGCGCCCGGCCGGGGCCAAGAAGGTCAAGGGCGGCCGGCCGATCGTGCTGCTGTCGACGGTCGAGGGCGCCGGCGACGACTACCTGCGCGAGGCCGGGCGCTACAGCGAGGGCGCGCTCCTGGCGCCGGGCTACTTCCCGGGGGCCATCGACGAGCGCGGCCTCGAGTTCGAGCGGCAGTACCAGCTGGCGATCGGCAAGCCGCCGACCGCGGTCGACGCCTACGCCTACGACGCGGTCCGCGCGCTGGCCGCGCTCGGGGCCGGCAGCCGCGACGAGCTGGCCCGGCGCCTGGCCTCGGCCCGGGTCGACGGGGTGACCGGCGCGATCGGGTTCGACGCCGAGCACCGCCGCAGCGACGACGGCGTGGTCTACGTGGTCGAGGTCGACGGCGGCGGCGTGGTCGTGCGCGCGATCCGTTGACCGCGCGCGCCGGGGCCGGCTACACCGCGCCCATGAGCTTCGACCCCGGCAACCGACTGATCGTCGCGCTCGATGTGCCGGACGCCGCCGCGGCGAGCGCGCTGGCGGCGCGGGTCGGCGCGGCCGCGTCGTGGGTCAAGGTCGGCCTCGAGCTGTTCATCGCCGAGGGGCCGGCCGTGGTCGCGGCGGCGCGCGCGGCCGGCCACCGGGTCATGCTCGACCTCAAGCTGCACGACATCCCCGAGACGGTCGGCCGGGCGATGACCCAGGCCGCGCGCCTCGGCGCCGAGCTGGTCACGGTCCACGCCGGCGGCGGCCGCGCGATGCTGACGGCGGCGGTCGCGGCCACCGCGGGCACGCCGGCCCGGGTGCTCGCGGTCACCGTGCTGACCTCGATGGCCGACGGGGACCTCGACGACATCGGCGCCCACGGCCCGGTCGCGGCGCTGGTGGCGCGGCGCGCCGCGCTGGCCGCCGCCGCCGGCTGCCACGGCGTGGTCGCGTCGGCGCAGGAGGCGCGCGCGATCCGCGCGGCGGCCCCGGCCGGCTTCTTGATCGTCACCCCCGGCATCCGCCCGGCCGGCGCGGCCGCGGGCGATCAGCAGCGGATCGCGACGCCGGCGTCGGCGCGCCGCGACGGCAGCGACCTGATCGTCGTGGGGCGACCGATCCGCGACGCCGCCGATCCCGCGGCCGCGGCCCGGGCCATCGTCGCCGAGCTCGAGGCGGCGTCGTGACCGACCGCCTGGTCTACGGCGTCGGGCCGGTGCGCGAGCTGGTCGCGGCGCGGCCGCGCGCGATCACCGTGCTCTACGCGGCGCGCGAGCGCGCCGAGGCCAAGGGCAAGGACCCGGTGGTCGGCGTCGTCGACAGCGCCCGCCACCAGCACGTGCAGGTCGAGCTGCGGCCGCTGCGCGAGCTCGACAAGCTGGCGCCCGCGGGCGCGCGCCACCAGGGCGTGATCGCGGTGACCGGCGAGTTCCGCTACGCCGAGCTCGAGGCGCTGTGCGCGCCGGGGCCGACGCCGCCGCTGGTGGTGGTGCTCGACGGCCTCCAGGATCCGCACAACCTCGGCGCGATCGTGCGCTCGGCGTACCTGTTCGGCGCGACCGGCGTGGTCATCCCCGAGCACCGCGCGACCGAGGTGACCGCGACCGCGACCAAGGCCTCGGCCGGCGCGACCGAGCTGATCGGCATCGCGCGCGTGCCCAACCTGGTGCGCGCGCTCGAGCAGCTCAAGGCCGCGGGGTTGTGGGCGTGCGCGGTGGCGGCGGTGCCCGAGGCACGCCCGATCGCGTCGCTCGATCTGCGCGGCCCGCTGGCGCTGGTGGTCGGCGCCGAGGGCGAGGGCGTCCGACCGCTGGTCGCGCGCACCTGCGATCTGCACGCGCTGATCCCGATGGCGGCGACCGGCGTCGGCTCGCTCAACGCCTCGGTCGCGGCCGGCGTGGCGCTGTACGAGGTCGCGCGCCAGCGCGGCGCGGGTCGACCCAGCTGACCCGTGGCACGGGGCGGGGCCGGGCTCAGGTCACCGCGACGGCCTGCACGCGTCGTGCGTGAGGGTCAGGGCAGCGTGACCGGCTGCGCGGTCGCGAAGTCGCGATGCCCGGCGAGGCCGATGGCGCCGTAGCGGCCGTTGCCCCAGCACCAGAGCTCGCCGGTCGCGGTCAGCGCGCAGCCGTGGCTCCAGCCGAGGCTGACCGCGCTGAAGCCGGTGCCGATCGCCGTCGGGCTGGTGACGTCCCCGGGATCGCGATCGAGCCCCGCCTGGTAGCTGTCCTCGTCGTTGGCGCCCCAGCACTCGAGCGACCCGCCGCGCACGCCGCACGAGGTGTCACTGCCGGCCGCCACCGCCGACCAGTCGACGGCGGTGCCCTGGCGGCGCGGGGAGGGCGAGCCCGAGGCGAGCGGGCTGCCCTGATGGCGAGCGTTGTCGCCCCAGCAGAACAGCGCGCCGACCTCGACGCCGCTGGTGACCGCGCACACGTGATCGCCGAACGCCGCCGGCGCGATCGCGCTGAACGTGAAGCCGGGGATCGCGACCGGCCCCGACTGCGCCGATGCGCCGGTGCCGAGCTGGCCCTGGTCGCCGCCGCCCCAGCACAGCGCGACGCCCCCGCGCAGGCCGCAGCCGAAGTTGGCGCCGAGCCCGGGCGAGGTCCACAGGGGCGAGCCGTCCACGGGCTGCGCGTCACCCTGGTTGGCCACCGTCGGCAGGCCCAGGCGGTTGCCCGCGTTCTCACCCCAGGCGAACAGTCCGCTGGGGCCCGCCGCCTGGGAGCCGTGGTCGGCGAGCGCGAGCTCGCTCGCGTGCAGCGCGCCGCCGCCATCGGAGACCACGGTCGGGGGGAGGACACCGCCGGCGACCGAGCCGTTGCCGACCCGCCCGTAGGTGGCCTCGCCCCAGCAGCTGACCGTGCCGTCGAGGGCGACCGCGCAGGCGTGCTCGCTGCCGACCGCGACGTCGAGCGCCGGGCCGACGTCGGGCAGCAGCGTGGGCGTCTCGAGCAGCGCCGCGGGGCCAGGCTGGTTCCAGCCGCCGAAGTTCTGGCCCCAGCAATAGACCCGCTGATCCGCCATCGCGATCGCGCAGGTCGCGTCCTTGCCGGTGGCGACCGTGCGCCACACGCCGGGCACCTGGACCCGGACGTGGGCGGTCGCGGTCGTGCCCTGGCCGAGCTGGCCGTCGCTGTTCTTGCCCCAGCAACGGATCGAGCCGTCCACGAGCGCGGCGCAGTGGAACCGCGTGCCCGAGGCCAGGCGCTCGACGCCGGGTGCGCCCTGGACCGGTCCACCGTAGGTGCGCCGGTACGCGAACGAACCGTCCCCGAGCTCGCCGTCGCTGCCGTCACCGAAGCATCGCGTGGTCGTGCCGTCGCTGGCGCACGCGCCGTCGCGCGCTGCGCTGAGCGCCGAGACGCCGCTCAGGCCGCTGGGCAGGGCCGAGACCGGGGCCGGATGGGCGGCGTCGTTGTAGTACCCCCAGCACGAGAGCCCGCTCGTGGTCGTGATCGCGCACGAGTAGGTGTCGCCGATCGCGACCCGCGCGGCCCCGGCGAGCACGGTCACGTCGGTCGGCTCGTCGTTGTCGACGCCGGTGACCGCGCGCCCGAGCATCCCGTTGGCGTTCTCGCCCCAGCAGTACACGGCATGGTCGCTGGCGACCGCGCAGGTGTGGTTGACGCCGCAGGCGACGTCGGTCCAGGTGCGGGATCCGGCGGTCAGCACCTCGGCGGCGGCCGCCCGCTGGCCGCCGTCGCCGGCGGGGCCGTCGCCGAGCTGGCCGTAGGCGTCCGAGCCCCAGCACATGAGCGCGCCGGCGACGATCGCGCACGAGTGCGCGGCGCCGGTGCACAGCGCCGTGGCCCCGGTCAGCGCGGCGCCCGCGCCATCTTTGACCTGGCTCGGCGTCGACGACATGCTGACCATCGCGCCGGTCTGGCCCGACGTGTT belongs to Myxococcales bacterium and includes:
- a CDS encoding metallopeptidase family protein → MSRTERLPALIDAAHDCLDEGDLEGARAKHALAARVDRRNPDVMCLDAQLTALEGDLEAGYAIAQEIVAAHPEHVHGLLCAADIGLGIDPDAAVELARKAADLVEDEGDLVAAVLLLADGLCATDRAGEAREVLGELSSSAIDDPDIILDVANALLTAEDPTTAELWLRRLTSTEDEHTAHAWHLIGAAREAKGDKAGMVAAWREVLARDRAEPWQPVVADDDLEQLAAAAFEELPEDVRARLADVPIMIDDLPSDHLVEDGVDPRLLGLFEGTPLSEQSAVGGVPTITTIHLYRKNLERAGGGDPEAIAEEVRITVLHETAHYFGLDDDDLEKLGLD
- a CDS encoding SUMF1/EgtB/PvdO family nonheme iron enzyme, with product MVRRDEHMPMRRAWVVAVLAVACSDAREQWPDPRRHVARDAAPIDSPAVAIDAGVPLDPTGMVLVPAGEYLIGRTGEDAFGAPLQAVTLQGFYIDKTEVTVAAYGRCVAAGACTVPGVDDSCPAQSGNWGKPDRADHPVNCVSFAQALTYCNWLGKRLPANDEWEKAARGTDGRTYPWGEQTPSCKRAVIKGCTRGITAPVGSRPAGASPYGLLDMAGNVREIALSKNLLRYQMDRLPITVAGLEPIAENGAARGGDVDAHATDSAFKVWATENHGVADWVGFRCAASVPGVTGP
- the pyrF gene encoding orotidine-5'-phosphate decarboxylase is translated as MSFDPGNRLIVALDVPDAAAASALAARVGAAASWVKVGLELFIAEGPAVVAAARAAGHRVMLDLKLHDIPETVGRAMTQAARLGAELVTVHAGGGRAMLTAAVAATAGTPARVLAVTVLTSMADGDLDDIGAHGPVAALVARRAALAAAAGCHGVVASAQEARAIRAAAPAGFLIVTPGIRPAGAAAGDQQRIATPASARRDGSDLIVVGRPIRDAADPAAAARAIVAELEAAS
- a CDS encoding penicillin-binding protein activator; translated protein: MSRHVSLVARALALVVACLVLAGCPKSTRRTLVPQVPTTGDAAARQRFLAAREEFLRSGGQTDEFRAIADEFAGDPVEPFALLFAGVAAQQAGEAAGAVASLEKLLAKPDLEAGLRRRGELYLGLATSYLGDGDRAVPLLAGSEGAIENDAERGEWLAAQVHAHLASARPLTALPWMDKFWSKASAAERGYVLARGAEVVAAAPGADVAAAWAAAGEGRVAVVLLAERVAVDLAATGDSAGATSARKHGADARRALDLPDLGPPVTADAAPVAPGRLGAIVAQSGKQARIGEQIARGLHVGAISLGALAPAITIVDAEGGQAATAVATLANGEALAIIGPADGASVDAASAAASDAGVPLLSLSPRPEERSGGGRWVFHVMHSAEARARSLARRAHADGVRTFAVLRPESGYGAAVARAFAEQVAAQGDALVVEVSYKADTRSFAGIVKKLGGGWQAVFVPDTADRVELVAPALAAAGMLARPAGAKKVKGGRPIVLLSTVEGAGDDYLREAGRYSEGALLAPGYFPGAIDERGLEFERQYQLAIGKPPTAVDAYAYDAVRALAALGAGSRDELARRLASARVDGVTGAIGFDAEHRRSDDGVVYVVEVDGGGVVVRAIR
- the rlmB gene encoding 23S rRNA (guanosine(2251)-2'-O)-methyltransferase RlmB, which gives rise to MTDRLVYGVGPVRELVAARPRAITVLYAARERAEAKGKDPVVGVVDSARHQHVQVELRPLRELDKLAPAGARHQGVIAVTGEFRYAELEALCAPGPTPPLVVVLDGLQDPHNLGAIVRSAYLFGATGVVIPEHRATEVTATATKASAGATELIGIARVPNLVRALEQLKAAGLWACAVAAVPEARPIASLDLRGPLALVVGAEGEGVRPLVARTCDLHALIPMAATGVGSLNASVAAGVALYEVARQRGAGRPS